From Nicotiana tabacum cultivar K326 chromosome 22, ASM71507v2, whole genome shotgun sequence, one genomic window encodes:
- the LOC107805785 gene encoding uncharacterized protein LOC107805785 — protein MFSSTVPISIEMDKFNSFLFASGGGGSSNFKNGGELQGMENEFLRNKEIMSSDYFQQQSSQIHQQQSNNNGGGLTRYRSAPSSFFAGILDGDGNNSGDNFITHDGSSSSDSESMFTALLNNNNDNNNNNNNNNNNNVTVSGTRDLNDQISKNQLQFASSSSSSMKQEIGEEIKFASSAMGSYGVGVQMQSGVRLSNVNGGGSNNLMRQSSSPAGFFNGFDITREVGNYRASSGANMSFSSAQSSTSNFMPSIAENESWNDSSFHSLKRNRDGDLKVFSNDFNGITSPNGESRNYTTSGLTHHLSLPKTSSEMAAIEKYLQFQQDSVPCKIRAKRGCATHPRSIAERMRRTRISERMKKLQDLFPNMDKQTNTADMLDLAVDYIKDLQKQVQTLTDKKAKCSCPSKQLQYSNGTT, from the exons ATGTTTAGTAGCACAGTGCCAATTTCAATAGAAATGGACAAATTCAATAGTTTCTTGTTTGCAAGTGGCGGTGGTGGTTCTTCAAATTTTAAGAATGGTGGTGAATTACAAGGAATGGAAAATGAGTTTTTAAGGAACAAAGAAATCATGAGTTCTGATTATTTTCAGCAACAGTCATCACAAATCCATCAGCAGCAGAGTAATAATAATGGTGGGGGGTTAACGAGGTACAGGTCAGCTCCAAGCTCGTTTTTCGCCGGAATTCTTGACGGAGACGGCAATAATTCCGGTGACAATTTTATTACTCATGATGGATCTTCGAGTTCGGATTCTGAATCCATGTTCACTGCCTTGttgaacaacaacaacgacaacaacaacaacaataataataataataataataatgttacAGTTTCTGGTACTCGGGATCTGAATGATCAGATTAGCAAAAATCAGCTGcagtttgcttcttcttcttcttcttctatgaaGCAGGAGATTGGAGAGGAGATAAAATTTGCTTCTTCTGCTATGGGATCATATGGTGTAGGAGTGCAAATGCAAAGTGGAGTGAGGTTGAGTAATGTAAATGGTGGTGGCTCTAATAATCTTATGAGGCAAAGCAGTTCACCTGCTGGATTTTTCAATG GATTTGATATAACAAGAGAAGTTGGGAATTATAGAGCAAGTAGTGGGGCTAATATGAGCTTCTCATCTGCTCAATCTTCTACCTCAAATTTCATGCCTAGCATTGCTGAGAATGAATCTTGGAATGACTCTTCCTTCCATTCTTTAAAGAGAAATAGAGATGGTGATCTCAAAGTGTTTTCTAATGATTTCAATGGAATAACTAGTCCG AATGGTGAATCAAGAAACTACACTACTTCTGGTTTAACTCACCATTTAAGCTTGCCCAAAACATCTTCTGAGATGGCTGCTATAGAAAAATACCTGCAGTTTCAACAAGATTCAGTACCTTGTAAAATTCGTGCCAAAAGAGGCTGTGCTACTCACCCAAGAAGTATTGCAGAGAGG ATGAGACGGACTCGGATTAGTGAAAGGATGAAAAAACTTCAAGATCTTTTTCCAAATATGGATAAG CAAACCAACACAGCTGATATGTTAGATTTGGCAGTTGATTACATTAAAGACCTTCAGAAACAAGTCCAG ACACTGACAGATAAAAAGGCGAAATGCTCGTGCCCGAGTAAACAGCTGCAATATTCAAATGGAACAACATGA